A portion of the Metasolibacillus fluoroglycofenilyticus genome contains these proteins:
- a CDS encoding LysR family transcriptional regulator, whose product MEIQQLYYFKIVATLQHMTQAAEKLSISQPALSKSIANIEQELGVPLFDRQGRSIFLNRYGVLFLESVDIILAEHSKVVQEFAEITKPGFGEVSFGFIHTLGMEVVPELMAQTSKKYPNMQFTLTQSASLRLLKLLEDGDIDLCLSQKIESKLLEIDWVELWTEELFVIVPENHPLAEREFIKLIEIKDDPFISIKRGNSLRQMVDTLFQSVGTTTNTTFSAEEMHTVAGFVGSGLGVSLIPNVKGLDQFNVKKIRVSEPACYRKIGLSWVKSRYLSPAANDFKNFLIESLLHEQQGK is encoded by the coding sequence ATGGAAATTCAACAATTATATTATTTTAAAATAGTTGCAACATTGCAGCATATGACGCAAGCCGCAGAGAAACTGAGTATTTCCCAGCCTGCCTTAAGCAAGTCGATTGCTAATATAGAACAAGAATTAGGCGTCCCTTTGTTTGACCGACAAGGTCGCTCAATTTTTTTAAATCGTTATGGGGTATTATTTTTAGAAAGCGTAGATATTATTTTAGCTGAGCATAGTAAAGTAGTGCAGGAGTTTGCTGAAATTACGAAACCGGGCTTTGGAGAGGTGTCCTTTGGCTTTATACATACGCTTGGTATGGAGGTTGTACCAGAGCTTATGGCGCAAACCTCAAAAAAATATCCGAATATGCAATTTACCTTAACACAATCAGCATCGCTACGTTTATTAAAGCTTTTAGAGGATGGGGATATTGATTTATGCTTATCGCAAAAAATTGAATCGAAACTTTTAGAAATTGATTGGGTAGAGCTTTGGACCGAGGAGCTTTTTGTTATAGTGCCAGAAAATCATCCTTTAGCAGAGCGGGAATTTATAAAGTTAATTGAAATTAAAGACGACCCATTTATTTCAATTAAACGAGGGAATTCGTTAAGACAAATGGTCGATACATTATTCCAATCGGTTGGAACTACTACAAATACAACTTTCTCTGCTGAAGAAATGCATACTGTTGCAGGATTTGTTGGCTCAGGGCTTGGTGTCTCATTAATTCCAAATGTGAAGGGACTTGACCAATTTAATGTAAAGAAAATACGAGTAAGTGAACCAGCATGTTATCGAAAAATAGGGCTTTCATGGGTGAAAAGTCGCTATCTTTCACCAGCGGCAAATGATTTTAAAAATTTTTTAATTGAATCATTATTACACGAGCAACAAGGCAAATGA
- the hemG gene encoding protoporphyrinogen oxidase, which produces MKTIVVIGGGITGLSTMHYLARQVQEQNIDARLVLIEGNQELGGKIRSQQIDEFIMETGADSIVARHPGVLDLVREVQFEDELVYNATGISYIHTNNELHAIPAGSTFGIPMSEESLMASTLLTDDEKQRVLQDAEIANDRFTKDSSIGEFLEYFLGEGIVKKQIAPVLAGVYSGNLYELSIASTLPYLVDYKNNYGSIMAGFKAHREQFEKAADKKFISFQRGMSAFIYRIEESLPQVEFMKGVAVTSVARHDGHYKIMLDTGQMIAADIAVLAVPNETVKQLLTNEQLTHHLKQFTNGSALTLYAGFNVSDSVLPADGTGFIVSHNSDLQCNASTWTSRKWAHTSENGNLLVRLFYKDSNPRYEELAAMSDEQLTEIALQDIKLSLNIDDKPSVVNITKWIDKMPRYDLAHRDALKAVEKEMAEHYPNMLLAGCSYYGVGIGACIQNGRDTAAKVIARISKNR; this is translated from the coding sequence ATGAAAACGATTGTAGTTATTGGTGGCGGTATTACAGGGCTTTCTACAATGCATTACTTGGCACGACAGGTGCAGGAGCAAAATATCGATGCAAGGCTTGTTCTTATAGAAGGAAATCAGGAATTAGGTGGAAAAATCCGCTCTCAGCAAATCGATGAGTTCATTATGGAAACAGGTGCGGATTCAATTGTGGCACGCCATCCGGGAGTGCTTGATTTAGTACGTGAAGTGCAGTTTGAGGATGAGCTTGTTTATAATGCGACAGGAATCTCATATATTCATACAAATAATGAGTTACATGCTATTCCAGCGGGCTCTACATTTGGTATTCCGATGAGCGAGGAGTCTTTAATGGCTAGTACATTATTGACAGATGATGAAAAACAGCGCGTTTTACAGGATGCGGAGATTGCAAATGACCGTTTTACAAAGGATAGCTCTATTGGTGAGTTTTTGGAATATTTTTTAGGTGAAGGCATCGTTAAAAAGCAAATTGCGCCCGTCTTAGCAGGGGTTTATTCAGGTAATTTATATGAATTGTCAATTGCCTCGACCTTGCCTTATTTAGTAGATTATAAAAATAATTACGGTAGTATTATGGCTGGCTTTAAAGCGCATCGCGAACAATTTGAAAAAGCAGCAGATAAAAAGTTTATTTCGTTCCAACGGGGGATGTCAGCTTTTATTTATCGCATAGAAGAAAGCTTACCACAGGTGGAGTTTATGAAAGGGGTAGCAGTGACATCGGTTGCGAGGCATGACGGGCATTATAAAATTATGCTAGATACTGGACAAATGATTGCTGCGGATATAGCTGTTTTAGCAGTACCGAATGAAACAGTGAAGCAATTGTTAACAAATGAGCAGTTGACACATCATTTAAAACAATTTACAAATGGCTCTGCTCTTACACTCTATGCTGGATTTAATGTGTCAGACTCTGTTTTACCTGCGGATGGAACGGGCTTTATTGTTTCGCATAATAGCGACTTGCAATGTAATGCTTCTACTTGGACGAGTCGTAAATGGGCACATACATCAGAGAACGGCAATTTACTAGTACGTTTATTTTATAAAGATAGCAATCCCCGCTATGAGGAGCTTGCAGCTATGTCAGATGAGCAACTAACGGAAATTGCCCTACAGGATATTAAGCTGAGCTTAAATATTGATGACAAGCCGAGCGTAGTAAATATTACAAAATGGATTGATAAAATGCCACGCTATGACCTTGCACATCGAGATGCCCTAAAAGCGGTAGAGAAGGAAATGGCAGAACATTACCCAAACATGCTGCTAGCAGGCTGCTCTTATTATGGTGTAGGTATCGGCGCATGTATTCAAAACGGACGCGATACAGCAGCGAAGGTAATTGCTAGAATAAGCAAGAATAGATAG
- a CDS encoding alpha/beta hydrolase, whose amino-acid sequence MKIVAPKPFTIEAGKRAVLLLHGFTGNTNDVKRLGRYLSDRNYTVHAPLYKGHGSDPTTLIQTSPKEWWDSVIEGYDTLRNLGYEEIAVAGVSLGGIFSLKLGAERPTKAIVAMSAPAIAKSTDSLQNRVIEYTINYKKLSGTFDEAIDNRSSIANAVKMPSLEYLQGMINDTSAKLESIQTPVHILRGLQDDEYYCESADLIYSSVKSRIKSVKTFVNSGHILTLGQERELVFEEVYRFFEGLKWQG is encoded by the coding sequence ATGAAAATTGTTGCCCCAAAGCCTTTCACAATTGAAGCAGGTAAACGTGCAGTACTATTATTACATGGTTTTACAGGTAATACGAATGATGTAAAACGTCTTGGTCGTTATTTATCAGACCGCAACTATACAGTACATGCACCATTATATAAAGGACATGGCAGTGACCCAACAACATTAATTCAAACAAGCCCGAAAGAATGGTGGGATAGCGTAATTGAGGGCTATGACACATTGCGCAATCTTGGCTATGAGGAAATTGCTGTAGCAGGTGTTTCGCTTGGTGGTATTTTCTCATTAAAGCTTGGTGCAGAGCGCCCAACAAAGGCAATTGTTGCAATGAGTGCACCAGCCATTGCCAAAAGCACAGATAGCCTGCAAAATCGCGTAATTGAATATACGATTAATTATAAGAAATTATCGGGAACATTTGATGAAGCAATTGATAATCGCTCAAGCATTGCAAATGCAGTTAAAATGCCATCTCTTGAATATTTACAAGGCATGATTAACGACACAAGTGCAAAACTTGAAAGCATTCAAACACCCGTCCATATTTTACGCGGCTTACAGGATGATGAATATTATTGTGAAAGCGCAGACCTAATTTATAGCTCTGTCAAATCGCGTATTAAATCAGTCAAAACATTTGTCAACTCTGGACATATTTTAACATTAGGTCAAGAGCGCGAACTCGTTTTTGAAGAAGTATATCGCTTCTTTGAAGGATTGAAATGGCAAGGATAG
- a CDS encoding tetratricopeptide repeat protein: protein MFQQEKLITKLPKDEQAFWFKQLEMAKRGEREAIYKLVQLYGDNGWHKEKVLWLQQIEDEAEAQYELANYYFEGLGVEENEHKALNYYKKAALQNHADAANNLADMYLNGEGVEVDEQLAFYWFRKAAEAGVVEAMFTLGIMHEQGLATKINEERAFHYYLSSANGGYVEAQYRVGMVYLEGSLGQQYNLQKAIAFFLKAATVHHIDALFNLGYIFAEPQFGMQDGVKAIHYFKQAALLGDTEAKLQLAQHYESGIIVARNEQEARRWHQAAKVK from the coding sequence TTGTTTCAGCAAGAGAAATTAATTACCAAACTACCTAAAGATGAGCAAGCTTTTTGGTTTAAGCAATTAGAGATGGCAAAGCGCGGTGAGCGGGAAGCCATTTATAAACTAGTGCAGCTTTATGGAGACAATGGCTGGCACAAAGAGAAAGTATTATGGCTACAGCAAATAGAAGATGAGGCGGAGGCACAATATGAGCTTGCTAATTATTATTTTGAAGGGCTTGGCGTAGAGGAAAACGAGCATAAAGCATTGAATTATTATAAAAAAGCAGCGTTGCAAAATCATGCTGATGCCGCCAATAACTTGGCGGATATGTATTTGAATGGGGAAGGTGTAGAAGTAGACGAACAATTGGCTTTCTACTGGTTTAGGAAGGCAGCTGAGGCGGGTGTAGTGGAGGCAATGTTTACGTTAGGCATAATGCATGAGCAGGGCTTAGCAACGAAAATAAACGAAGAACGTGCATTCCATTATTATTTAAGCTCCGCAAACGGTGGATATGTAGAGGCCCAGTACCGTGTTGGTATGGTTTATTTAGAAGGTTCGCTAGGACAGCAGTACAATTTACAAAAGGCTATTGCATTTTTTTTAAAGGCAGCTACAGTACATCATATCGATGCATTGTTTAATTTGGGCTATATTTTTGCGGAGCCACAGTTCGGCATGCAAGATGGAGTAAAAGCAATCCATTATTTTAAGCAAGCAGCACTACTCGGTGATACAGAGGCGAAGTTACAGCTAGCTCAGCATTACGAAAGCGGTATAATTGTTGCGCGCAATGAACAAGAGGCACGAAGATGGCATCAAGCAGCAAAAGTGAAATAG
- a CDS encoding S-layer homology domain-containing protein yields MKAFKLVAILFLVLQLALPISVSAQEAESFDYLALGDSLAAGIQETGELGLSYADFLAYSMTDEYNLSSYNKGFAYPGYTTEDVLNDIKNNVTKPIYNVDGPQSDSLAIRDAIANAEVITISAGANDILKHFDKETLAFDLQSVFEGIQQMGKNYEAILKEIAAINPEATVFIMGYYNPFPYLDESLQIQLDTLVSAINKTIQDVSYNELAIFVNTADYVAGDFKTYLPNPQNIHLSEAGYQLVADLFLTEIYYSLFAYEDDFEEFEYVTFTDTEGHWAEEYASFVATTGLMNGYEDGSFKPDQALKRVHIASIIARIINTEATEATPFKDISSYAEKTQQEIAVVYEAGIMKGNGNYLKPEEKITRAQMALIIARLYEYIFEETYEPEKIAPFKDIVGYDSETQKAITLLYDMEITQGVSDGMFAPKNDLTRAQAAKIITEFVFATLFE; encoded by the coding sequence ATGAAGGCATTTAAATTAGTTGCCATTTTATTTTTAGTACTACAATTGGCTTTACCGATATCTGTAAGTGCGCAAGAAGCAGAAAGCTTTGATTATTTAGCATTAGGTGATTCACTTGCAGCTGGTATTCAAGAAACAGGTGAGCTTGGGCTTAGTTATGCAGATTTTCTGGCATACAGTATGACAGATGAGTATAATTTAAGCTCATATAATAAAGGATTTGCCTATCCTGGTTATACGACAGAGGATGTATTAAACGATATTAAAAACAATGTTACTAAGCCTATTTATAATGTAGATGGGCCACAAAGTGACTCGCTTGCAATACGAGATGCTATTGCGAATGCAGAAGTGATTACAATTAGCGCAGGCGCAAATGATATACTAAAGCATTTTGATAAGGAAACATTAGCGTTTGACTTGCAAAGTGTTTTTGAAGGAATTCAGCAAATGGGAAAAAACTATGAAGCCATTTTAAAGGAAATTGCAGCAATTAATCCTGAGGCAACTGTATTTATTATGGGCTACTATAATCCATTCCCTTATTTAGATGAAAGCTTACAAATTCAATTAGATACACTTGTATCAGCAATTAATAAAACAATTCAAGATGTGTCTTATAATGAATTAGCAATTTTTGTGAATACAGCTGACTATGTTGCGGGTGATTTTAAAACATATTTGCCAAATCCGCAAAATATTCATTTAAGCGAAGCAGGCTATCAATTAGTGGCAGATTTATTTTTAACTGAAATTTATTATTCTTTATTTGCCTATGAGGATGATTTTGAAGAGTTTGAATATGTAACCTTTACTGATACGGAGGGACATTGGGCAGAGGAATATGCTTCTTTTGTTGCAACAACAGGCTTAATGAATGGCTATGAGGATGGCTCATTTAAGCCAGACCAAGCGTTGAAGCGTGTGCATATAGCATCTATTATTGCACGCATTATTAATACAGAGGCGACGGAAGCTACACCTTTCAAAGATATTTCTAGCTATGCGGAAAAAACGCAGCAGGAAATTGCCGTAGTGTACGAAGCGGGCATTATGAAGGGGAATGGCAATTACTTAAAGCCAGAAGAAAAAATAACACGTGCACAAATGGCACTTATTATTGCGCGTCTATATGAATATATATTTGAAGAAACATATGAGCCAGAAAAAATAGCACCATTTAAAGATATTGTGGGCTACGATAGTGAAACGCAAAAAGCAATTACATTGTTGTACGACATGGAAATTACACAAGGTGTTAGTGATGGCATGTTTGCGCCAAAGAATGATTTAACGCGTGCACAAGCAGCGAAAATAATTACAGAGTTTGTTTTTGCAACTTTGTTTGAGTGA
- a CDS encoding bifunctional homocysteine S-methyltransferase/methylenetetrahydrofolate reductase: MGLREALQTRVLTADGAIGTLLYSYGLDYCHEEMNITRPEIVEKIHSEYIAAGADVIQTNTYGANAIKLARYGYEDRVQEFNEAAVKLAKAAVGAGEQFVLGTIGGVRGIRKSDATLEEILVAVQEQAQSLLAGRVDGLLLETYYDFEELAATVNMLRQLTDKVLIAQLSMHEPGILQNGMRLNDALTQLDALGADVVGMNCRLGPYHSIQAMETVQLPEHAFLSAYPNASLLDVEDGRVVYESEADYFARAAVELVGQGVRLIGGCCGTTPKHVEAVKKRLAGVTPLTEKEIKPVSIEFVRVPEPPVEEPLHIKVKRERSVIVELDTPRHLEIDGFVKGAKELYEAGADVVMMADNSLASPRISNIAMASILKLQHGVRALPHLTCRDRNLIGLQSHLMGLDALGLHDILAVTGDPTKVGDFPGATSVYDVSSMELISLIKQLNEGISFSGKPLRKQANFSVAAAFNPNVRVLDRAVSRLEKKIEHGADYFISQPVYTKEKIIEIYEATKHLEAPIYIGIMPLTSFKSAEFLHHEVPGIKLSDEALARMEACGDDKARATAEGVAIAQELLDTACEYFNGIYLITPFLRYDMTLQLMDYVKQVDAQKGVKTNV; this comes from the coding sequence ATGGGGCTACGTGAAGCATTACAAACTAGAGTATTAACGGCGGACGGTGCAATTGGTACGCTGCTTTATTCATATGGATTGGATTATTGTCATGAGGAAATGAATATTACAAGACCTGAAATTGTAGAAAAGATTCATAGTGAATATATTGCTGCTGGAGCAGATGTTATTCAAACGAATACGTACGGGGCAAACGCTATTAAATTAGCGCGTTATGGCTATGAGGACCGAGTGCAGGAATTTAATGAGGCAGCCGTGAAGCTAGCGAAGGCGGCTGTTGGTGCAGGTGAGCAATTTGTGCTTGGTACGATTGGTGGTGTGCGCGGTATTCGAAAAAGTGACGCGACATTAGAGGAGATTTTAGTGGCGGTTCAAGAGCAAGCGCAAAGTTTGTTAGCAGGTAGGGTAGATGGATTGCTGCTTGAAACGTACTATGACTTTGAGGAATTAGCAGCGACTGTTAATATGCTACGCCAATTAACTGATAAAGTGCTTATTGCCCAATTATCGATGCATGAGCCGGGTATCCTACAAAACGGAATGCGTTTGAATGATGCGTTGACACAGCTTGATGCACTTGGAGCAGATGTTGTCGGTATGAACTGTCGCTTAGGACCGTATCACTCCATTCAAGCGATGGAAACAGTGCAATTGCCAGAGCACGCCTTTCTTTCTGCTTATCCAAATGCCTCTCTACTAGATGTAGAGGATGGGCGCGTTGTGTATGAGTCGGAGGCAGATTATTTTGCACGTGCGGCTGTAGAGTTAGTTGGTCAAGGGGTTCGATTAATTGGTGGTTGCTGTGGTACGACGCCAAAGCATGTGGAGGCAGTGAAGAAGCGTTTAGCAGGTGTCACACCTTTGACCGAAAAAGAAATAAAACCTGTTAGTATAGAGTTTGTGCGTGTGCCAGAGCCGCCTGTCGAGGAGCCTTTACATATAAAAGTAAAGCGCGAACGTTCGGTTATTGTTGAATTGGATACGCCACGTCATTTAGAAATTGATGGTTTTGTTAAGGGGGCAAAGGAGCTCTATGAAGCTGGGGCAGATGTAGTGATGATGGCCGATAATTCCCTTGCTTCACCGCGTATTAGCAATATTGCGATGGCCTCTATTTTAAAATTGCAGCACGGGGTTCGTGCTTTGCCCCATTTGACATGTCGTGACCGCAATTTAATCGGGCTACAATCGCATTTGATGGGCTTAGATGCACTTGGCTTGCACGATATTTTAGCGGTGACAGGTGACCCGACAAAAGTTGGGGATTTCCCCGGGGCAACAAGCGTTTATGACGTATCATCAATGGAGCTAATTTCGTTGATTAAACAGTTAAACGAAGGAATTTCTTTCTCAGGGAAGCCATTGCGTAAACAGGCTAATTTTTCTGTCGCGGCAGCTTTTAATCCGAATGTGCGGGTGTTGGACCGTGCGGTAAGCCGTTTAGAGAAAAAAATCGAGCATGGGGCGGATTACTTTATTTCACAGCCTGTTTACACGAAGGAAAAAATTATTGAAATATACGAGGCGACAAAGCATTTAGAAGCGCCAATTTATATTGGTATTATGCCATTAACGAGCTTTAAGAGTGCGGAGTTTTTACATCATGAGGTACCAGGTATTAAATTATCTGATGAAGCGCTAGCGCGTATGGAAGCTTGCGGTGATGATAAGGCGAGAGCAACCGCTGAAGGTGTGGCGATTGCGCAGGAATTACTTGATACAGCCTGTGAATACTTCAACGGTATTTACTTAATTACACCGTTTTTACGCTATGATATGACACTACAATTAATGGATTATGTGAAACAAGTAGATGCACAAAAAGGAGTTAAAACAAATGTTTAA
- a CDS encoding glycoside hydrolase family 18 protein has protein sequence MWSIAQSYGTTVDVVVQANQIPEPDQLVVGQALVVPIYGHFYTVRAGDSLWSIAQRFQMNYLTLAQINGINPYQTLPVGLRLYIPPRTKSNTEALAYIEPRGDTVSEAVLNQAREASPYLTYLALFSYEARRDGSLKIPPAGQIPDIARQSEAVMSLVVTNLEEGSFSGELAQDILQSSAVQEVLLNNILDEARRVGNVKDIHFDFEALPASQREAYVQFLRRATEKFHPAGYLVSAALAPKTSDEAQGPWQIAHDYGAIGGVVDFVVLMTYEWGYITGPPMAVSPINEVERVLNYALTKMPASKIMMGQNLYGYDWPLPFVQGQTRATALSPQRAIELAKRYHAAIQYDTTAQAPYFHYVNEEGQSHIVWFEDARSIQAKFDLMKKLNVRGIAYWRLGLPFPQNWLLLGDNFNIQKR, from the coding sequence TTGTGGAGCATTGCACAAAGCTATGGTACGACGGTAGATGTAGTTGTTCAGGCCAATCAAATTCCAGAGCCAGATCAGCTTGTTGTAGGGCAGGCATTAGTCGTTCCAATATATGGACATTTTTATACTGTGCGTGCAGGGGACAGTCTATGGTCAATTGCTCAGAGGTTTCAAATGAACTATTTGACGTTAGCACAAATTAATGGCATTAATCCGTATCAAACATTGCCAGTTGGTTTACGATTGTATATCCCACCTAGAACGAAAAGCAATACAGAGGCATTAGCTTATATTGAGCCAAGGGGAGATACAGTTAGTGAGGCGGTACTTAATCAAGCGCGAGAGGCTAGCCCGTATTTGACATACTTAGCTCTTTTTAGCTATGAAGCACGTAGAGACGGTTCATTAAAGATACCACCAGCAGGGCAAATTCCTGATATTGCACGCCAGTCAGAGGCAGTGATGTCGCTTGTTGTAACGAATTTAGAAGAAGGTAGTTTTAGCGGAGAGCTGGCACAGGATATTTTACAGAGCAGCGCTGTACAGGAGGTTTTGCTGAATAATATTTTGGATGAGGCAAGGCGTGTTGGAAATGTGAAGGATATTCATTTCGACTTTGAAGCATTACCAGCAAGTCAGCGCGAGGCTTATGTACAATTTTTACGACGGGCAACCGAAAAGTTCCACCCAGCAGGCTATTTAGTATCGGCAGCCCTTGCGCCAAAAACAAGCGATGAAGCACAGGGACCATGGCAAATTGCACATGATTATGGTGCCATCGGGGGAGTTGTTGATTTCGTTGTACTTATGACGTATGAATGGGGCTATATTACAGGGCCACCAATGGCAGTATCACCTATTAACGAAGTGGAGCGCGTATTAAATTATGCTTTAACGAAAATGCCTGCAAGTAAAATTATGATGGGGCAAAATTTATATGGCTATGATTGGCCTTTACCATTCGTACAGGGGCAAACAAGAGCGACTGCACTGAGTCCACAAAGGGCAATTGAGCTAGCAAAGCGTTATCATGCAGCCATTCAATACGATACAACGGCACAAGCTCCTTACTTCCATTATGTTAACGAGGAGGGGCAATCGCATATTGTTTGGTTTGAAGATGCTAGGTCGATTCAAGCAAAGTTTGATTTAATGAAAAAGCTAAATGTTAGGGGAATTGCTTACTGGCGACTAGGCTTACCATTCCCACAAAATTGGCTATTGCTAGGGGATAATTTTAATATTCAAAAAAGGTAG
- a CDS encoding GntR family transcriptional regulator, which translates to MKRPSEIAYELIKERILEGIYQPSQKLIENDLAIEIGVSRNTVKKALLKLEQENLVLLENNKGATIKSFTLDEIRNYLKIREVLEGLIAADAAINISDMDLAFLESILQEMKDNLHAHQFDAYSKKNLLFHDCIYKASNNQQAVEMVRIIKQQLKRLQFKTILVPGRNESSLKEHERILKALRNRDAEGAEKEIKAHVANIRHTIENNYNVLM; encoded by the coding sequence TTGAAAAGACCATCAGAAATTGCCTATGAATTAATAAAAGAACGAATTTTAGAAGGAATATATCAGCCCTCTCAAAAATTAATAGAGAACGATTTAGCGATAGAAATCGGTGTTAGTCGAAATACGGTTAAAAAGGCATTATTGAAATTGGAGCAAGAAAATTTAGTTCTCCTTGAAAATAATAAAGGTGCTACTATAAAATCCTTTACTTTAGACGAAATCAGAAACTATTTAAAAATTCGTGAGGTGCTTGAAGGTCTTATCGCGGCGGATGCAGCAATAAATATTTCAGATATGGATTTAGCGTTTTTAGAAAGTATTTTACAGGAGATGAAGGATAATCTACATGCACATCAATTTGATGCCTATTCCAAGAAAAATCTACTTTTTCACGACTGTATTTATAAGGCGTCAAATAATCAGCAAGCCGTTGAGATGGTGCGCATAATTAAGCAACAATTGAAGCGTTTGCAATTCAAAACAATTTTAGTGCCAGGGCGAAATGAGAGCTCTTTAAAGGAACATGAACGAATTTTAAAGGCGCTACGTAATCGTGATGCTGAAGGTGCAGAAAAAGAGATTAAGGCTCATGTTGCCAATATTCGTCATACAATTGAAAATAATTATAATGTTTTAATGTAA
- a CDS encoding globin-coupled sensor protein, translated as MFLRKKEKNERMHLNHFAVEMRIDQGSKIAKQIKMLQMTDDDLKFLKAFQPYVEENIEAIVDYFYDAIGMEPSLTKIIDDNSSVERLKKTLKKHIREMFSGQIDEQFFLKRQRIAQVHVHIGLPTKYYIGAFQNLFINLMEIVEQEVEHPKDQFATLRAVSKILNFEQQIVLEEFENVVQQTKIKHEEQKEYISCQIVEATENLVAVADQTSAAVSQLHEQSEGVVNYAEQALQISSNATSCANDGNDQINRSLQQMEKIIQSVDEIALDIHELVTISREMEGIIAIVTSIADQTNLLSLNAAIEAARAGEAGKGFSVVAGEVRNLSEQTKLSTKNVATLLQSSNIQTEKLLSSMQRIQSAVALGEQSLSETAQRFTQILVAMEEQQQKNSLVGREVHTIGQVIDDLGAAFNEVSHSVDSLATVAKELV; from the coding sequence ATGTTCTTGAGAAAAAAAGAGAAGAATGAACGTATGCATCTCAATCATTTTGCTGTTGAAATGCGTATAGACCAAGGTTCTAAAATCGCAAAGCAAATAAAAATGCTGCAAATGACAGACGATGATTTGAAGTTTTTAAAAGCGTTTCAGCCATATGTGGAGGAAAATATTGAGGCCATTGTTGATTATTTTTACGATGCCATTGGTATGGAGCCAAGCTTAACAAAAATTATTGATGATAATAGTTCTGTAGAAAGATTAAAAAAGACGTTGAAAAAACATATTCGCGAGATGTTTAGCGGTCAAATTGATGAGCAGTTTTTTTTAAAGCGTCAACGAATTGCACAGGTACATGTGCATATCGGTTTGCCGACAAAGTACTATATAGGCGCATTTCAAAACTTATTTATTAATTTAATGGAAATTGTAGAACAAGAGGTTGAACATCCAAAAGACCAATTTGCTACATTGCGGGCAGTTTCAAAAATATTAAATTTTGAACAGCAAATTGTGTTAGAGGAGTTTGAAAACGTAGTTCAGCAAACTAAGATTAAACATGAGGAGCAAAAAGAATATATAAGCTGCCAAATTGTAGAGGCTACAGAAAATTTGGTAGCTGTTGCAGATCAAACTTCGGCTGCTGTTAGCCAGTTACATGAGCAATCTGAGGGGGTTGTGAATTATGCTGAGCAAGCATTGCAAATATCTAGTAATGCAACGAGTTGTGCTAATGATGGGAATGATCAAATTAACCGGTCACTGCAGCAAATGGAGAAAATTATTCAATCCGTCGATGAAATTGCGCTAGATATTCATGAGTTAGTCACGATTTCTAGGGAAATGGAAGGCATCATAGCGATTGTAACTAGCATAGCAGATCAAACTAATTTGCTTTCTTTAAACGCTGCAATAGAGGCTGCACGTGCAGGTGAGGCGGGAAAAGGCTTTAGCGTTGTAGCGGGCGAAGTGCGAAATTTGTCGGAGCAAACGAAGCTATCTACTAAGAATGTTGCGACTCTTTTACAAAGCTCTAATATTCAGACGGAAAAGCTTTTGTCATCTATGCAGCGCATTCAATCCGCAGTTGCTTTAGGCGAGCAAAGTCTGTCAGAAACTGCGCAGAGATTTACACAAATTTTAGTAGCAATGGAAGAGCAACAGCAAAAAAATAGTCTAGTAGGACGAGAAGTCCATACTATTGGACAAGTCATCGATGATTTAGGAGCTGCATTTAATGAGGTTTCACACTCCGTCGATTCGCTAGCAACAGTTGCGAAAGAGCTTGTATAA